The sequence AATCGTTGATTTCATACGCTAAACGACGTTTACCCCAATCTTTTGACTCGATGATTTCCGCGCCGTTAGTTGTTAAAACGTTATCGAAACGCTCAACTACTGCTTTCTTTGACTCGTCGTCAATGTTTGGGCGGACAATGTACATAACTTCGTACTTTCTCATCTGAATGTCACCTCCTCGTGGTCTATGCGGTCCTTTCTTTATGAAAGAACAAGGAGCAATGCGTTCATTACTCACGAAATAAAATTATAGCATAAGACTTCTATTATTGCAATAAGACGTAAAAAAAAGACTAGAATTTGGATTCTAGTCTTTTTTCGAGTAAATTTTATTGCTAATAGAATAGTGAGTGCTGGTTGATTTCCGCTCCAGGCACTCGACTCCAATCAACTGTCAACACTATTTTGGCTACAATAGTGACATTACAAAAGAAATTTTCAGATAAACTTACACATTAAAACGGAAGTGAATAATATCTCCGTCTTTTACGAGGTATTCTTTACCTTCGAGGCGGACTTTTCCTGCTTCACGGGCAGCACCCATTGTTCCGGCAGCAACTAAATCATCATAAGATACCGTTTCAGCGCGGATGAATCCTCTTTCGAAGTCGGTGTGGATGACACCGGCACATTGAGGAGCTTTCATTCCTTCACGGAAAGTCCAGGCACGAACCTCTTGAACGCCGGCTGTGAAGTAAGTAGCCAGTCCCAATAGAGAATAAGTTGCACGGATAAGCTGATCTAAACCAGACTCTTCAATTCCTAATTCTTGTAGGAACATCGCCTTTTCTTCATCATCAAGCTCGGCGATTTCAGATTCGATCTTTGCACAAACCACGATCACTTCTGCGTTATCTTCTTTCGCAAATTCACGTACTTTCTGAACATATTCGTTGTCAGAAGGATCGGCAATTTCATCTTCACTTACGTTTGCTACATAAAGAACAGGCTTTGAAGTCAGAAGGTGAAGCTGTTTTACAAGCTTCATTTGCTCATCTGAGAACTCAACTGTACGAGCCGGTTGCTCAGCTTCGAGGGCATCTTTGATTTTTACAAGGATGTCATGCTCAAATACTGCTTCTTTGTCTTTTTGCTTCGCCATTTTCTGAACTCTTGCAAGACGCTTATCTACCGTTTCAAGGTCAGCTAAGATTAACTCCAGGTTGATGACTTCAATATCGGCAATCGGATCGACTTTCCCGGAAACGTGGGTAATATTATCATCCGCAAAACAACGTACAACCTGACAAATCGCATCTACTTGGCGAATGTGAGATAAGAATTTATTTCCTAACCCTTCTCCTTTACTCGCTCCTTTTACAATCCCGGCAATATCCGTGAATTCAAAGGCAGTAGGAACTGTCTTCTTCGGTTCTACAAGCTCTGTTAATTTATCTAAACGGTGATCGGGAACCTCTACGATTCCCACGTTAGGATCAATTGTACAGAAAGGATAGTTGGCAGATTCTGCACCTGCTTTTGTAATTGCGTTAAAAAGAGTTGACTTACCTACGTTTGGTAATCCAACAATACCAGCTGTTAAAGCCATCTTTGTCACTCCTCATTATATTCTTATCTATTTAAAATATCCTGTAAGATCGAAAAACAAGTAAACGGTCGAACCTTTCACAATTATAGAGATAATAGAGGGAAAAGACAAGTGAAGCTTCTGGTGTTCTTTTAGTTAAAGGGCTGTATATATACTCACAATCTGAATATATAAAAGACTCTTTTCATGAAGTTTGTTGCTATTGTAGAGAAGAAAGTAATAGTTGATTTCCGCTCCAGGATGCTCGCTTTCCGCGGGGCTCGCGGTGAGCCTCCGGGGTCTCACCGGTCCAGCTCCAGCGGCTAGCCCCTCGAGGTCATAAGCTAAATGGTCCAAGAAGGCAAAGAACGCCTTCCCGGCCCATTCATCTTATGCTTGTCGGGGCTGAGCAAGCCGCCTCCGCATTTCGGACTGTCCAGCTATTCCCGCAGGAGTGGAGCATCCTGCAGCGAGAATCAACTTTCTAAGCATGTATCCTTAATAGAAATCAATAAAAGCCAACAACCTCTTTCCATTTGATAAAAGAATTCTTTTTTCTAGTTAGTTTGTTTTGGGACACCTTGTAGCTCTGTCACGAAAACTCTCGTGAAGATGGTGAGGGGAACTGCGTAGACTCTTGTGGAAGTACGGACGTGCCGAGACCCCGTTCGTGGCAGAACTTATGTTAAAAAGTAAACAATTTTTGCGAAAAGAGCGATATAAAAAGAGCATTCCATCGTAAAAAAACGATGGAATGCTCTTGAGCCGGCTAATTTGAATATAGGCTGGATTAGGTCAAAAGGATTATGGGTAAAAAAAGAATACTTATTCTTCTGTGCCGCTACTGATGACTTTTTTCATTTTTTTCGCAAAATCTTTTCTGGGGATCATGACACTGTGACCGCATCCTACACATTTTATGCGGATATCCATTCCCATCCGGATCACTTTCCAGCGATTTGTACCACAAGGATGAGGTTTTTTCATTTCTACAATGTCATTTAGAGTGAATGTTTTTGGCTCCACTGGCTTTTCCTCCTCATTCGCTTTCAAGTTTTCTTTGTTTTTCTTCACGAGGTTGGATGTCATCCTGATCGTGACGTGAATACATCACCATGCGAGGGAATGGAATTTCAATACCATGCTCATCCAGGCATAATTTGACCTCTTTACGAATCATTCTCGCCATATACCAATGTCTCATTGGAACCGTTTCAGCAACGATTCGCACGACAACATCTGAAGCTCCAAGAGTTTGAACACCTAACAACTCCGGTGGATTAACAAGATCTTCGTATTTTTGAGGTAGAGTCAGGAGTAGTTCCTGCATCACTTTCTCCGCTTCTTCTATGTTTTCTTCATACGCAATACTGACATCCACAACAGCAATGCTGTTGTGAATGGAGAAGTTCGTTACTTCCGTTATATTACCATTGGGGAAGATGTGCAATTCCCCGGTCCAGCTTTTGATTTTTGTCGTACGAAGGCCGATTTCTTCAACAGTTCCTTCTGCAGAACCAATACGGACATAGTCACCAACTGAAAATTGATCTTCAAAGATAATAAAGAAACCGGTGATGATATCACGAACCAGATTTTGTGCACCGAAACCGACGGCCAGACCGACGATTCCTGCACCAGCGATGAGTCCTTTCACATCGATTTCAAGAGTCGACAAGATCGTCATCAGACTGATGAAATAAATCACATAGGTCAATACATTCTCCAGTAGCTTTAATAGAGTGGCTTCACGGCGTTCGGTGAATTTAAGTGGTGAGCGTGACCGAACCTTAAATACGTTTCGAATCGCTGACCTTCCCAACCTTAAAGCAATATAGGTAATTACCATAATGGCTGCAATCTTTATTGCACCAGAACCGAGAGAAATCCATAACTCATTATCTATGAGTTTATTTACAGCTTCATTTTCTTTAATTTTATCGACTGTTTCTTCGACTTCTGTTTTAGTTCCAGACATATATCGAACCTCCACTTATCATTCAATAAGAAGTATTCCTTATTTTATCAAGTTTCCCTCTCCTTGTGTAGATATAACCTCATATTAAAATAGTTTCTAGAAAATTTTTATTTTATGAAAAAACCATCCATCTTATGTATGAAAAAAAGAAATCGTCCGTATACTGATAATACTTAGAAATTATGATTCTGGTGGTTAGGCCCGATAAAGTTGAACCCCGGAAAATATACCTCTTACACATACCAAAAGGAGTGGAAGCGATGAATCTAAAAAAAGGACTATTTGAACGAAAACCTGAACCCTTTAGAGTCCTTCATCAGGAAGAACGTGCGGCACAGGATCTTTCCGTTCAATTGTCGTCGTTGCTTCCCACTTACTATCGTACAAGACCCATTGTTTTTGTATGTATCGGCACTGATCGTTCAACGGGGGACTCGTTAGGTCCTTTAGTTGGGTCATTAATAGAAGAACAAAACGTTAAGCCTTTCCATGTTTATGGTACGTTGGATGATCCGATTCATGCTGTGAACCTGGAAGAGAAACTGAGTCAAATAGCCTCTGAGCATATAAATCCATTTATCATCGGTGTGGATGCGTGCCTTGGACGGTTAAAAAGCGTAGGGGCCATCCAATTAAGCGAAGGACCTTTAAAGCCTGGAGCGGGTGTTAATAAAGAGCTGCCTGAAGTAGGTGAAATTCACCTGACAGGAATCGTAAATGTCAGTGGATTCATGGAGTTTTTCGTTTTACAAAATACACGTTTAAACCTTGTTATGAAAATGGCTAAGACCATTGCTGAAGCCATTGTGTTAGCAGGTCATTCCGTGGAACGCAGAAATGCCGTCAGTATTGAAAAATGGCGGGAAGAATTGCAGCAATAAAGAAGGGAGATGATACAGACACGTTCTGAGTCATCTCCCTTCTTTATTTTCGCCCTTTACATATAAAGCTGGTAAGCATGTATGATCCCAACGACCATCCCCACCACAATGATGCCGGGAAGTAAATTCGCGACTCTGATTTTCGTGACTCCAATAAGATTCAATCCAATAGCGAAGATCATAATGCCGCCTGCCGATGTCATTTCAACAATATAGGCGTCCATCAGTTCCTGAGGTACCCACTGATGAATCTGAGTCGCAAACAAAGCAATGAATCCTTGATAAAGGACGACTGGAATTGCAGAAAACATCACACCGATCCCTAATGTCGTCGTGAGGATCAGAGACGTAAAACCATCAATGATCGACTTCGTCAAAAGCACGTCATGATCTCCCCTGATACCGCTATCCAATGCACCAATGACGGCCATTGCACCAATGACAAAAATCAGGGTAGCTGTAACAAACCCTTGAGATATGGATGTTTCTTTATTACTGCCAAGCTTCTTTTCCAACCAGTTTCCCAATGAGTTAAGCTTGTCCTCCAGATTCATCCATTCTCCCCAGGCAGCACCGAGAGCCAAGCTGATGATGACAATGAGGAAGTTTTCACTTTTCAACCCCATCTGTAATCCCAGGACGATTACGGCTAAACCAATCGCCTTCATGACGGTTCCCTTCATATCTTCTGGTATGCGGTGAAGGACTTTACCAAGGAGAGTACCGATGATAATACATATTCCATTTACTAACGTTCCTAAAAGTACCATGACGTTTCCCCTTATGATTATTTCCCGAAGAATAGTATTTTCTATGTACCATATGGAAGAGGACTGGCTTAAATGGTACGTGAAACACCATTTAAGTCAGTCCCTTTCACATTCATTTTACTGCAATAACTCTAAGATACGATCCAGATCTTCTTTCGAGAAAAATTCCAATTCGATTTTCCCTTTTTTCTTTGATTGTTTAATTGTGACCGTTGTACCGAAGCGTTCGCGTAGAAGGGATTCCTGCTCCTGAATAAAGACATCTTTACGTTCTGTCTTTTTTGTTTCACGTGGAACATTCTCATTCAGCTCTTGAATGATTTTTTCTAATTGGCGAACGTTTAATGATTCTTTAAGGATACGATTCACAACCGTTGATAGATTCTTCTTATTTTTCAACCCAAGGAGTGCACGACCGTGGCCCATCGTTAACTTACCTTCTGAAATTAGTTCTTGGATAGGGGCAGGGAGGGACAGCAAGCGAATATGATTGGCAATATGAGGTCTGCTCTTTCCCAATCTCTTAGCTAATTCCTCTTGAGTAAGTTTTAACTTATCCATGAGCATTTGATAAGCTGCACCTTCTTCGATCGGTGTCAGATCTTCCCGTTGAAGGTTTTCTAAAACGGCCAGCTCCATCATTTGTTGATCATTCAATTCCCGGACCACGACAGGAACCGATTCTAATTTAGCCGCTTTTGCTGCACGATAACGACGTTCCCCTACGACAATTTCATACCCTTTGATTGTTTTACGCACAATGATCGGTTGGAGGATACCGTGTTCTAAGATCGAATCTTTTAATTCTTCTATTGCTTGTGGCTCAAAGATTTTTCGTGGCTGATATGGATTCGGCCGAATTTCTTTCAGACTCACTTCTTGTACGGACTCTTCATTTTGAGTTGTTTGGATATTGGTAAAGAGAGCATTGATGCCCTTTCCTAAACCTTTAGCCATTCGCCACCACTTCCTTTGCTAGTTCTAAATAAACTTCTGCTCCCCTGGATTTAGCATCATAGATGATAATCGGTTCACCATGACTGGGCGCTTCACTTAAACGAACGTTACGTGGAATAATTGTGCGATACACTTTATCTTGAAAATATTTTTTCACTTCTTCAATCACCTGGATCCCCAGATTGGTTCTTGCATCCAGCATCGTTAACAACACACCATCAATCATGAGATCATGATTCAGGTGCTTCTGCACTAAACGAACTGTACTTAATAGCTGACTTAATCCTTCCAGAGCGTAATACTCGCACTGTACCGGGATAATGACGGCATCAGAGGCTGTTAAAGCATTGATTGTTAATAGTCCTAATGAAGGAGGACAATCAATGATAATATAATCAAATTCGTCTTTCACTTTCTCTAACGCTTTCTTTAAACGCACTTCACGGGAGATGGTTGGAACAAGTTCAATTTCTGCTCCAGCCAATGAAATGGTTGCAGGTACAATGGATAGATTCTCTACTTTTGATTGTTTAATGGTTTCTCTGACATCTACATCATCCACCAGCACATCGTATATACATTGCTGGACATCCCCTTTTTCAACACCGACACCACTAGTGCCGTTTCCTTGAGGATCTATATCCACCAGTAAAACCTTTTTCCCTATATAAGCTAAACAAGCCCCCAAATTGACGGATGTTGTGGTCTTTCCCACTCCACCTTTTTGGTTTGTAACGGCTACTATTCTGCCCAAGGTTGTCACCTACCTTTTGACTTCCTAAGATTGACTAAATTTTTTCACAGTATTCTTCTATTCTATCAAAATTCCTCGTTAATTGTCTGTCAATTTTTCAAAAAGTACAGTGTTTCTAAAAATAGGAAAACGTGAATAGTCCATAGTTCACGAAACGACAGTATTTGCTCTGAATCGACAGAACTAGACTCTGGAAGATTACATATTTATGAACACTTTGCAAAAAGAACCAAACAAAAAAGTGAGAAACCAATCCGATATGTTTCTCACTTTTAGACTACGAATCTATTTTTTTTTAGGAATACGAATGGTGAACTGATAGAATTCCTCATGTTCTTCTTCTTCAGAGTCCAGATTGATTCCGCTGTCTGATACCATGGAAAGAGATTGACGAATCGTATTCACAGCAATTCTCATGTCCTTACTGAAAGCTTTACGTTTAGGTTTTGGCTTTTGAGTCGTTCCTTCTTGCATTTTCACAACCCGGTCTTCGGTTTGTTTGACATTTAAGCTTTTTTCAATGATTTCTTGAAGAAGCTGGATCTGCTTTTCATAATTCTTCAATGGGATTAAAGCCCTGGCATGACGTTCTGTAATCTTTTTATCTAATAAGGCTGATTGAATTTCTTCTGGAAGCTTTAGGAGACGAAGCTTGTTCGCCACAGTCGATTGTCCTTTTCCTAAACGTTGAGCAAGGGCTTCTTGAGTCAGATCATGTAACTCCAACAGTTTTCCATAAGCGATTGCTTCTTCTATAGGAGAGAGCTCTTCTCTTTGTAAATTTTCAATTAATGCAACAGATGCTGTTTCTGTATCATTAAGATTCTTTACAATTGCCGGTACTGTTTCCCAGCCAAGCTTTTGAACGGCTCTATATCGACGTTCACCTGCAATGATTTCAAACTGTTCATCATCGTATTGTCTAACCACAATCGGCTGGATAATACCATGAGTGTGAATCGTTCTGGATAACTCTTCTATCTTTTCATCATTAAACACAGTTCGTGGTTGAAAGCGATTAGGGATGATTTGTGAGACGGGTATCTTTTTCACTTCATCTCGATCTTCTTCCACTACATTTGATTCTTCAGATTCAACATCTTGCTCCTTTTCACCTAGGCCAAAAAAACGAGAGAAAGGATGCTTCATCTTCCTACACCACCTTTAAGAAACTCCCTTTAATAATATTCTCTAAAATATGACGAGTTCCTGCCTATGCTTTAGATCATCCAAGCTCAGGTTCAGTGTTACCATGAAGGCAGGAGAACTGTTCATACTATTCTAACGGTAATTTATTTGGTGTCCCAGGTTTTCTGGGATATTTGTTAGGCGTTTCCTTCACTTTGTCGATCTTCACGATATTACGTTCACTTTCCTCTTCCGGAAGAATGAATGAATACATTTTATCGGTTTGTCCGCCCAGCATGCCGATTGCTTTCTTTGCATTGGATAGCTCCTCATTTACGTTTGAAGCCTTCATGGCTACAAAGAAACCACCCTTTTTAACAAGAGGCAAACATAATTCACTTAAAACAGACATTCTGGCTACGGCCCTTGCTGTAACCATATCATACTTTTCACGATGAGCCTTGTTTTTACCGAAGGTCTCAGCACGATCATGATAGAAATTCGTGTTTTCAAGCCCTAACTCATCTGACAAATGGTTTAAGAACGTAATCCGCTTGTTCAAGGAATCAACAATTGAGATATGTAAGTGCGGGAAGCATATTTTAAGAGGGATACTCGGAAAACCAGCTCCTGCCCCAACATCACAAAGGGTTGTCACCTGCGAGAAATCAACATAAAAAGCTGCGCTGATCGAATCGTAAAAATGCTTTAAATACACATCTTCCTTTTCCGTGATGGCCGTCAGGTTCATTTTTTCATTCCATTCAACCAACAATTCATAATAGCGCTCAAACTGATTTAATTGCTGAGAAGAAAGGGGGATCCCCTTCTCCTCAAGCATTGATTGAAATTCATTTACATTCATGAAATTATCCTTCCTTTACCTC is a genomic window of Rossellomorea sp. y25 containing:
- the rpsF gene encoding 30S ribosomal protein S6; amino-acid sequence: MRKYEVMYIVRPNIDDESKKAVVERFDNVLTTNGAEIIESKDWGKRRLAYEINDFRDGFYQLVKMSATSDAVNEFDRLAKISDDIIRHIVVKEEE
- the ychF gene encoding redox-regulated ATPase YchF is translated as MALTAGIVGLPNVGKSTLFNAITKAGAESANYPFCTIDPNVGIVEVPDHRLDKLTELVEPKKTVPTAFEFTDIAGIVKGASKGEGLGNKFLSHIRQVDAICQVVRCFADDNITHVSGKVDPIADIEVINLELILADLETVDKRLARVQKMAKQKDKEAVFEHDILVKIKDALEAEQPARTVEFSDEQMKLVKQLHLLTSKPVLYVANVSEDEIADPSDNEYVQKVREFAKEDNAEVIVVCAKIESEIAELDDEEKAMFLQELGIEESGLDQLIRATYSLLGLATYFTAGVQEVRAWTFREGMKAPQCAGVIHTDFERGFIRAETVSYDDLVAAGTMGAAREAGKVRLEGKEYLVKDGDIIHFRFNV
- a CDS encoding DUF951 domain-containing protein; the protein is MEPKTFTLNDIVEMKKPHPCGTNRWKVIRMGMDIRIKCVGCGHSVMIPRKDFAKKMKKVISSGTEE
- a CDS encoding mechanosensitive ion channel family protein, with translation MSGTKTEVEETVDKIKENEAVNKLIDNELWISLGSGAIKIAAIMVITYIALRLGRSAIRNVFKVRSRSPLKFTERREATLLKLLENVLTYVIYFISLMTILSTLEIDVKGLIAGAGIVGLAVGFGAQNLVRDIITGFFIIFEDQFSVGDYVRIGSAEGTVEEIGLRTTKIKSWTGELHIFPNGNITEVTNFSIHNSIAVVDVSIAYEENIEEAEKVMQELLLTLPQKYEDLVNPPELLGVQTLGASDVVVRIVAETVPMRHWYMARMIRKEVKLCLDEHGIEIPFPRMVMYSRHDQDDIQPREEKQRKLESE
- the yyaC gene encoding spore protease YyaC, which gives rise to MNLKKGLFERKPEPFRVLHQEERAAQDLSVQLSSLLPTYYRTRPIVFVCIGTDRSTGDSLGPLVGSLIEEQNVKPFHVYGTLDDPIHAVNLEEKLSQIASEHINPFIIGVDACLGRLKSVGAIQLSEGPLKPGAGVNKELPEVGEIHLTGIVNVSGFMEFFVLQNTRLNLVMKMAKTIAEAIVLAGHSVERRNAVSIEKWREELQQ
- a CDS encoding DUF554 domain-containing protein; this encodes MVLLGTLVNGICIIIGTLLGKVLHRIPEDMKGTVMKAIGLAVIVLGLQMGLKSENFLIVIISLALGAAWGEWMNLEDKLNSLGNWLEKKLGSNKETSISQGFVTATLIFVIGAMAVIGALDSGIRGDHDVLLTKSIIDGFTSLILTTTLGIGVMFSAIPVVLYQGFIALFATQIHQWVPQELMDAYIVEMTSAGGIMIFAIGLNLIGVTKIRVANLLPGIIVVGMVVGIIHAYQLYM
- a CDS encoding ParB/RepB/Spo0J family partition protein — encoded protein: MAKGLGKGINALFTNIQTTQNEESVQEVSLKEIRPNPYQPRKIFEPQAIEELKDSILEHGILQPIIVRKTIKGYEIVVGERRYRAAKAAKLESVPVVVRELNDQQMMELAVLENLQREDLTPIEEGAAYQMLMDKLKLTQEELAKRLGKSRPHIANHIRLLSLPAPIQELISEGKLTMGHGRALLGLKNKKNLSTVVNRILKESLNVRQLEKIIQELNENVPRETKKTERKDVFIQEQESLLRERFGTTVTIKQSKKKGKIELEFFSKEDLDRILELLQ
- a CDS encoding AAA family ATPase, which produces MGRIVAVTNQKGGVGKTTTSVNLGACLAYIGKKVLLVDIDPQGNGTSGVGVEKGDVQQCIYDVLVDDVDVRETIKQSKVENLSIVPATISLAGAEIELVPTISREVRLKKALEKVKDEFDYIIIDCPPSLGLLTINALTASDAVIIPVQCEYYALEGLSQLLSTVRLVQKHLNHDLMIDGVLLTMLDARTNLGIQVIEEVKKYFQDKVYRTIIPRNVRLSEAPSHGEPIIIYDAKSRGAEVYLELAKEVVANG
- the noc gene encoding nucleoid occlusion protein produces the protein MKHPFSRFFGLGEKEQDVESEESNVVEEDRDEVKKIPVSQIIPNRFQPRTVFNDEKIEELSRTIHTHGIIQPIVVRQYDDEQFEIIAGERRYRAVQKLGWETVPAIVKNLNDTETASVALIENLQREELSPIEEAIAYGKLLELHDLTQEALAQRLGKGQSTVANKLRLLKLPEEIQSALLDKKITERHARALIPLKNYEKQIQLLQEIIEKSLNVKQTEDRVVKMQEGTTQKPKPKRKAFSKDMRIAVNTIRQSLSMVSDSGINLDSEEEEHEEFYQFTIRIPKKK
- the rsmG gene encoding 16S rRNA (guanine(527)-N(7))-methyltransferase RsmG, with the protein product MNVNEFQSMLEEKGIPLSSQQLNQFERYYELLVEWNEKMNLTAITEKEDVYLKHFYDSISAAFYVDFSQVTTLCDVGAGAGFPSIPLKICFPHLHISIVDSLNKRITFLNHLSDELGLENTNFYHDRAETFGKNKAHREKYDMVTARAVARMSVLSELCLPLVKKGGFFVAMKASNVNEELSNAKKAIGMLGGQTDKMYSFILPEEESERNIVKIDKVKETPNKYPRKPGTPNKLPLE